From one Erinaceus europaeus chromosome 4, mEriEur2.1, whole genome shotgun sequence genomic stretch:
- the DNPH1 gene encoding 2'-deoxynucleoside 5'-phosphate N-hydrolase 1 isoform X2 has protein sequence MAAAGAEPCGQPLEPGRLAVYFCGSIRGGREDQALYERIVARLRRFGAVLTEHVAAAELGARGEEAAGGDRFIHERDLAWLQQADVVVAEVTQPSLGVGYELGRAVVLDKPVLCLFRPQSGRALSAMIRGAADGLRFQVWDYKEDEVETMLDRYFEANSLKQVAASPSPTT, from the exons ATGGCCGCGGCCGGAGCGGAGCCGTGCGGGCAGCCCCTGGAGCCTGGGCGTCTGGCCGTGTATTTCTGCGGGAGCATACGCGGCGGGCGGGAGGACCAAGCGCTGTACGAGCGTATCGTGGCGCGGCTGCGGCGCTTCGGGGCGGTGCTCACGGAGCACGTGGCGGCCGCCGAACTGGGCGCGCGCG GGGAAGAGGCTGCTGGGGGTGACAGGTTCATCCACGAGCGGGACCTGGCCTGGCTACAGCAGGCAGATG TGGTTGTGGCAGAAGTGACCCAGCCATCCTTGGGTGTAGGCTACGAGCTGGGCCGGGCAGTGGTCCTCGATAAGCCAGTCCTGTGCCTGTTCCGCCCTCAGTCAGGCCGAG CACTTTCAGCCATGATCCGGGGAGCAGCAGATGGCTTGAGGTTCCAGGTGTGGGACTACAAAGAGGATGAGGTGGAGACCATGCTGGACCGATACTTCGAGGCTAATTCTCTGAAGCAGGTGGCTGCCTCCCCCAGCCCAACCACCTGA
- the DNPH1 gene encoding 2'-deoxynucleoside 5'-phosphate N-hydrolase 1 isoform X1 produces MAAAGAEPCGQPLEPGRLAVYFCGSIRGGREDQALYERIVARLRRFGAVLTEHVAAAELGARGEGEEAAGGDRFIHERDLAWLQQADVVVAEVTQPSLGVGYELGRAVVLDKPVLCLFRPQSGRALSAMIRGAADGLRFQVWDYKEDEVETMLDRYFEANSLKQVAASPSPTT; encoded by the exons ATGGCCGCGGCCGGAGCGGAGCCGTGCGGGCAGCCCCTGGAGCCTGGGCGTCTGGCCGTGTATTTCTGCGGGAGCATACGCGGCGGGCGGGAGGACCAAGCGCTGTACGAGCGTATCGTGGCGCGGCTGCGGCGCTTCGGGGCGGTGCTCACGGAGCACGTGGCGGCCGCCGAACTGGGCGCGCGCGGTGAGG GGGAAGAGGCTGCTGGGGGTGACAGGTTCATCCACGAGCGGGACCTGGCCTGGCTACAGCAGGCAGATG TGGTTGTGGCAGAAGTGACCCAGCCATCCTTGGGTGTAGGCTACGAGCTGGGCCGGGCAGTGGTCCTCGATAAGCCAGTCCTGTGCCTGTTCCGCCCTCAGTCAGGCCGAG CACTTTCAGCCATGATCCGGGGAGCAGCAGATGGCTTGAGGTTCCAGGTGTGGGACTACAAAGAGGATGAGGTGGAGACCATGCTGGACCGATACTTCGAGGCTAATTCTCTGAAGCAGGTGGCTGCCTCCCCCAGCCCAACCACCTGA